One window of Candidatus Desulfatibia profunda genomic DNA carries:
- a CDS encoding rhomboid family intramembrane serine protease, which yields MIPIRDTIPSKNYPVVNNTIIGINVVIFLVELAQGSGLDRFIYIYGLVPARYSVPQISSYFNMFQQVFSILSFMFLHGGFWHLLGNMWSLYIFGDNVEDRLGSLRYLLFYLLCGLTSGLTHLIFNLHSNIPTIGASGAIAGVMGAYLILYPHSKILTLIPIIFIPWFVEIPAFFFLGFWFVLQFINAAGTRAGAAGIAWWAHIGGFVFGILFLKMFFALPATGISDQLRRVTAKRKTDRLQVIRPVGPGSDHHLYGTIAITSFEALAGTSKLVNIPWGFQKRLVRVVVPPGIKEGGNLRLKGLGKIMPDGQRGDLYLRVAILA from the coding sequence ATGATCCCGATTCGAGACACAATTCCTTCCAAAAATTACCCGGTTGTTAACAACACGATCATCGGCATCAATGTGGTTATCTTCCTGGTGGAATTGGCCCAGGGCTCCGGTTTGGACCGGTTCATCTATATCTACGGCCTTGTGCCTGCACGCTATTCGGTTCCCCAGATTTCTTCTTATTTCAACATGTTCCAGCAGGTTTTTTCCATACTTTCCTTCATGTTTCTGCACGGGGGCTTCTGGCACCTTTTAGGAAATATGTGGTCCCTTTACATTTTCGGCGACAATGTGGAAGATCGCCTCGGATCGCTGCGCTATCTGTTGTTCTATCTTTTGTGTGGACTCACGTCCGGCCTTACCCATCTTATTTTCAATTTGCATTCAAATATTCCCACCATCGGGGCCAGCGGAGCGATTGCCGGCGTCATGGGGGCTTACCTGATTCTGTATCCACATTCAAAAATATTAACGTTAATCCCCATCATTTTTATACCCTGGTTTGTTGAAATTCCCGCTTTTTTCTTTCTGGGGTTCTGGTTTGTCTTGCAGTTTATCAATGCCGCCGGAACCCGGGCCGGCGCCGCCGGCATTGCCTGGTGGGCCCATATCGGCGGTTTTGTTTTCGGCATCCTTTTTTTAAAGATGTTTTTTGCGCTGCCGGCAACCGGTATTAGCGATCAACTGCGCCGGGTCACCGCCAAAAGAAAAACAGACCGCCTGCAGGTTATCCGTCCGGTCGGTCCGGGAAGCGATCACCACCTTTACGGTACCATTGCGATCACATCTTTTGAGGCACTCGCCGGCACCAGCAAGCTGGTAAACATCCCCTGGGGGTTCCAAAAGCGCCTGGTTCGAGTGGTCGTCCCCCCCGGAATAAAAGAAGGCGGCAATCTGCGGCTGAAGGGCCTGGGCAAAATCATGCCGGACGGACAACGGGGTGATTTGTATCTAAGAGTCGCTATTTTGGCATAG
- the nadC gene encoding carboxylating nicotinate-nucleotide diphosphorylase, whose translation MHSIRHLIDIALQEDIGPGDITTESLIAPERSGIGKILAKEPLVIAGLDVAEQVFERLDPKVAFKSEYRDGDAAGVGAVVAHVEGKLRALLMGERTALNFLQRLSGIASHVRSYVNALGHSKVRLVDTRKTTPGWRVLEKYAVRVGGAYNHRMGLYDGVLIKDNHVAVCGGVKNAIERIRKHATHLLKIEVEVSDLDQLKEALDAAADVIMLDNMDIHQIREALKLIGGKAAVEVSGGITQSSLKQLADAGVDIISVGALTHAARCMDLSMRIEAKE comes from the coding sequence ATGCATTCCATCCGACATCTTATTGACATCGCATTGCAAGAGGATATTGGCCCGGGGGATATCACCACAGAAAGCCTCATCGCTCCAGAGCGTTCAGGTATCGGCAAAATCCTGGCCAAAGAGCCCCTGGTCATCGCCGGGCTTGATGTGGCCGAACAGGTCTTTGAACGCCTGGATCCTAAGGTTGCGTTTAAATCCGAATACCGCGATGGAGATGCCGCAGGGGTCGGCGCCGTTGTGGCCCATGTTGAAGGCAAGCTGCGGGCGCTCTTGATGGGCGAACGGACCGCCCTGAATTTCCTTCAGCGCCTTTCGGGAATTGCCAGTCATGTGCGTTCCTATGTAAACGCGCTGGGCCATTCAAAGGTTCGCCTGGTCGATACCCGCAAAACAACCCCCGGGTGGCGGGTTTTGGAGAAGTATGCCGTGCGCGTCGGCGGCGCCTATAATCACCGCATGGGGCTGTATGACGGTGTGTTGATCAAAGACAATCATGTCGCTGTCTGCGGCGGGGTTAAAAATGCCATAGAGCGTATTCGCAAGCATGCGACGCACCTTTTAAAAATCGAAGTGGAGGTTTCCGATCTTGACCAGTTAAAAGAAGCCTTGGACGCTGCTGCCGACGTTATCATGCTCGATAACATGGACATTCATCAGATTAGGGAGGCGCTAAAATTAATTGGCGGCAAGGCCGCAGTGGAAGTATCCGGAGGAATCACGCAAAGCAGCCTGAAGCAGTTGGCCGATGCCGGGGTTGATATCATCTCTGTGGGAGCGCTCACCCACGCTGCCAGATGCATGGACCTGAGCATGCGGATTGAGGCTAAGGAATAA